A section of the Ciceribacter thiooxidans genome encodes:
- a CDS encoding thymidylate synthase: MKQYLDLLSHVLEHGSDRGDRTGTGTRSVFGYQMRFDLSDGFPVLTTKKLHLRSIIHELLWFLRGDTNIAYLHEHGVTIWDEWADENGNLGPVYGAQWRSWPAPDGRRIDQIANLVEGIRKNPYSRRHIVSAWNPAEVDDMALPPCHCLFQFYVADGRLSCQLYQRSADIFLGVPFNIASYALLTMMVAQVTGLEPGDFVHTLGDAHLYANHFEQAKLQLTRTPKPLPRMRIDPEVKDIFSFRFEGFTLEGYEADSTIKAPIAV; this comes from the coding sequence ATGAAGCAATATCTCGACCTTCTGAGCCATGTTCTGGAACACGGCAGCGACCGGGGCGACCGCACCGGCACGGGCACGCGTTCCGTCTTCGGATACCAGATGCGCTTCGACTTGTCGGACGGCTTTCCGGTCCTGACCACCAAGAAGCTGCACCTGCGTTCGATCATCCACGAGCTTCTGTGGTTCCTGCGGGGCGATACCAACATCGCCTACCTGCATGAGCATGGTGTGACGATCTGGGACGAATGGGCCGACGAGAACGGCAATCTCGGCCCTGTCTACGGTGCGCAGTGGCGCTCATGGCCGGCGCCGGACGGCCGGCGGATCGACCAGATCGCCAACCTGGTCGAGGGCATCCGTAAAAATCCCTATTCGCGCCGTCACATCGTCAGCGCCTGGAACCCGGCCGAAGTGGACGACATGGCGCTGCCGCCCTGCCATTGCCTGTTCCAGTTCTACGTCGCCGACGGACGGCTCTCCTGCCAGCTCTACCAACGCTCGGCCGACATCTTCCTCGGCGTGCCGTTCAACATCGCCTCCTATGCCCTGCTGACCATGATGGTCGCGCAGGTGACGGGCCTCGAGCCCGGCGATTTCGTCCACACGCTCGGCGATGCGCATCTTTATGCCAACCATTTCGAGCAGGCGAAGCTGCAACTGACGCGCACGCCCAAGCCCTTGCCGCGGATGAGGATCGATCCCGAGGTGAAGGATATATTTTCCTTCAGGTTCGAGGGCTTTACGCTCGAAGGCTACGAAGCCGATTCAACCATCAAGGCGCCGATTGCGGTCTGA
- a CDS encoding Do family serine endopeptidase, producing MTANASTRSKRLITGLVGAAFAFGATIGSAEMAAAQPNGPESVANLAEGLTGAVVNIATSQNVKEEERGPMPQVPEGSPFQEFFDDFYKNREGGGNQKVNSLGSGFVIDPSGFIVTNNHVIENADDIEAIFSDGSKLKAKLVGTDTKTDLSVLKVEPPKPLTAVKFGDSRKMRIGDWVMAIGNPFGLGGSVSVGIVSARGRNINAGPYDNFIQTDAAINKGNSGGPLFNMDGEVIGINTAIISPSGGSIGIGFAVPTELAENVIRQLKEFGETRRGWLGVRIQPVTDAVAASVGLKNNKGALVSGVIKGGPVENGPIRAGDVILRFDGKDVSESRDLVRSVAESTVGAEVEVVLLRDGKEQTVKVKLGRLEDEPADASGEVTEAPSGDGTLPPQAGEPQPGDQPSGEAVPGVPVSVERLGLSLGALDDAARQKFKVAESVEGVVITAVAAGSAAAEKGLVAGEVIVEVAQEFMETPERVSEVLQRLKSEGRRSAHVMIANPAGDLRFVAIPLE from the coding sequence ATGACTGCGAACGCCTCCACGAGATCGAAGCGCCTCATCACCGGCCTTGTCGGCGCGGCCTTCGCCTTCGGTGCGACGATCGGGTCTGCGGAAATGGCCGCGGCGCAGCCGAACGGCCCGGAATCGGTGGCAAACCTCGCCGAGGGCCTGACCGGCGCGGTCGTCAACATCGCCACTTCGCAGAACGTGAAGGAGGAAGAGCGCGGACCGATGCCGCAGGTGCCAGAGGGCTCGCCGTTTCAGGAGTTCTTCGACGATTTCTACAAGAATCGCGAGGGCGGCGGCAATCAGAAGGTCAATTCGCTCGGCTCCGGTTTCGTCATCGATCCGAGCGGCTTCATCGTCACCAACAACCACGTGATCGAGAATGCCGACGACATCGAGGCGATCTTTTCCGACGGATCGAAGCTCAAGGCGAAGCTGGTCGGCACGGACACGAAGACCGATCTCTCGGTGCTCAAGGTAGAACCCCCGAAACCTCTCACCGCGGTGAAGTTCGGGGATTCCCGCAAGATGCGCATCGGCGACTGGGTGATGGCGATCGGCAACCCCTTCGGTCTCGGTGGTTCCGTGTCGGTCGGCATCGTCTCGGCACGCGGCCGCAACATCAATGCCGGCCCCTACGACAATTTCATCCAGACCGACGCGGCGATCAACAAGGGCAATTCCGGCGGCCCGCTGTTCAACATGGACGGCGAGGTCATCGGCATCAACACGGCGATCATTTCGCCGAGCGGCGGTTCGATCGGCATCGGTTTCGCCGTGCCGACGGAGCTTGCCGAAAACGTCATCCGCCAGCTGAAGGAGTTCGGCGAGACGCGGCGCGGCTGGCTCGGCGTGCGCATCCAGCCGGTCACGGATGCGGTCGCCGCAAGCGTCGGGCTGAAGAACAACAAGGGCGCGCTGGTCAGCGGTGTCATCAAGGGTGGCCCGGTCGAAAACGGTCCGATCCGCGCCGGTGACGTCATCTTGCGTTTCGACGGAAAGGACGTGAGCGAGAGCCGCGACCTCGTGCGGAGCGTGGCTGAGAGCACCGTCGGCGCGGAGGTCGAAGTGGTGCTCCTTCGCGACGGAAAGGAACAGACGGTCAAGGTGAAGCTCGGTCGTCTCGAGGACGAGCCTGCGGATGCCTCGGGCGAGGTGACGGAAGCGCCTTCCGGTGACGGGACGCTGCCGCCGCAGGCGGGAGAGCCGCAGCCTGGCGACCAGCCCTCAGGCGAGGCGGTCCCCGGTGTTCCCGTGAGCGTGGAGAGACTGGGGCTTTCCCTCGGTGCCCTCGATGACGCGGCACGCCAGAAGTTCAAGGTCGCCGAGAGCGTCGAGGGCGTCGTCATCACCGCCGTTGCGGCTGGTTCGGCGGCTGCCGAAAAGGGGCTTGTCGCCGGCGAGGTGATCGTCGAGGTGGCTCAGGAATTCATGGAGACGCCGGAACGCGTCAGCGAAGTGCTGCAACGCCTGAAAAGTGAGGGCCGCCGCAGCGCGCATGTGATGATCGCCAATCCTGCCGGCGACCTGCGCTTCGTGGCAATCCCGCTCGAATAG
- a CDS encoding dihydrofolate reductase codes for MSPIKTTIVVAVAENGVIGREGDMPWRLSTDLKRFKALTLGKPLVMGRKTFESIGRPLPGRPHVIVSRSAGFRPEGVEVVETLDAAMARARTIAAATGADEICVVGGGEIYRQVLPLVDELHVTHVEATVDGDTFFPPIDPALFERISETAVPAGEKDTYPTRYAIYRRRPAA; via the coding sequence TTGAGCCCGATCAAGACCACCATCGTCGTTGCCGTCGCCGAAAACGGCGTCATCGGGCGCGAGGGCGACATGCCCTGGAGGCTCTCGACCGATTTGAAGAGGTTCAAGGCGCTGACGCTCGGCAAGCCTCTGGTGATGGGGCGCAAGACCTTCGAATCGATCGGGCGGCCGCTGCCGGGACGTCCGCATGTGATCGTCAGTCGCAGCGCCGGTTTCCGTCCCGAGGGTGTCGAGGTGGTGGAGACGCTCGATGCGGCGATGGCGCGCGCGCGGACCATTGCTGCGGCAACCGGTGCCGACGAAATCTGCGTCGTCGGCGGCGGCGAAATTTACCGGCAGGTGCTCCCCCTCGTAGACGAACTGCACGTGACCCACGTCGAGGCGACGGTCGACGGGGACACGTTCTTTCCACCGATCGATCCCGCGCTTTTCGAACGGATCAGCGAGACCGCTGTCCCGGCGGGCGAAAAGGATACGTACCCAACACGTTACGCAATCTATCGCCGGCGGCCTGCGGCATAG
- a CDS encoding DUF2853 family protein, whose product MKDYLADVHKYDSAADEGTVGRIVRHLGIALRDRDSALVSCSSESELARVKANWCGKKLGIDGDAADAAIKSACLAMAEDRSKSRVTFYYLVAKELGKLDAV is encoded by the coding sequence ATGAAAGACTATCTTGCAGATGTTCATAAGTACGACAGTGCTGCAGATGAAGGGACGGTCGGTCGGATCGTTCGTCATCTCGGAATTGCGTTGCGCGACAGGGATTCCGCTCTGGTTTCCTGCTCGTCCGAATCGGAACTTGCCCGCGTAAAGGCCAACTGGTGCGGCAAGAAGCTCGGCATCGACGGCGACGCGGCCGACGCTGCGATCAAGAGCGCCTGCCTCGCGATGGCCGAGGACCGTTCGAAGTCGCGCGTGACCTTCTACTACCTGGTCGCCAAGGAACTCGGAAAGCTCGACGCCGTCTGA
- the serB gene encoding phosphoserine phosphatase SerB: MAFVATLLANPSNPAVTPALAEKAAEAVGASGLYWLADGIACDIVLKDGSDPVEANVDIRAILDTAPVDLAIQDADHRRKKFLIADMDSTMIGQECIDELAAEVGLKDKVAKITARAMNGEIAFEPALRERVALLKGLPISVVDEVLAKRITLTAGGPELIATMRARGFHTALVSGGFTVFTNRIAERLGFHENRANILLEKDGHLTGEVAEPILGKQAKVDALIEICERLGITPHDVIAVGDGANDLAMLGLAGSGVALHAKPAVAAQANIRLDHCDLTALLYLQGYRKTDFVFP; encoded by the coding sequence ATGGCCTTCGTTGCCACGCTTCTTGCCAATCCGTCAAATCCCGCCGTCACCCCGGCACTCGCCGAAAAGGCTGCGGAAGCGGTCGGCGCGTCCGGCCTCTATTGGCTCGCCGACGGCATCGCCTGCGACATTGTGCTGAAAGACGGCAGCGACCCGGTCGAAGCGAACGTCGACATCCGGGCGATCCTCGACACGGCCCCGGTCGATCTCGCAATCCAGGATGCCGACCACCGGCGCAAGAAGTTCCTGATCGCCGACATGGATTCGACGATGATCGGTCAGGAATGCATCGACGAGCTCGCCGCCGAAGTGGGATTGAAGGACAAGGTTGCGAAAATCACCGCCCGTGCGATGAACGGCGAGATCGCCTTCGAGCCGGCGCTGCGCGAACGCGTGGCGCTTCTGAAGGGTCTGCCGATTTCGGTCGTGGACGAGGTGCTCGCAAAACGCATCACGCTGACGGCCGGCGGACCGGAACTGATCGCCACCATGAGGGCCCGCGGTTTTCATACCGCGCTCGTCTCCGGCGGCTTCACCGTCTTCACCAACCGCATCGCGGAACGCCTGGGCTTTCACGAGAACCGCGCCAACATCCTGCTCGAGAAGGACGGCCATCTCACCGGCGAAGTGGCCGAACCGATCCTCGGAAAGCAGGCCAAGGTCGACGCGCTCATCGAGATCTGCGAGCGGCTCGGCATTACCCCCCATGACGTGATTGCCGTCGGCGACGGTGCCAATGACCTCGCCATGCTCGGCCTCGCCGGCAGCGGCGTCGCGTTGCACGCGAAGCCCGCGGTGGCCGCCCAGGCGAATATCCGCCTCGACCACTGCGATCTCACCGCCCTTCTCTATCTGCAGGGCTATCGCAAGACCGACTTCGTTTTCCCCTGA
- a CDS encoding DUF2065 domain-containing protein yields the protein MSDLVTGFAFFLIIEGLVYALAPHFLVAMARLLPAIPEQHLRFSGLAAVALGVAIVWLVRG from the coding sequence ATGTCGGATCTGGTCACCGGATTTGCATTCTTCCTGATCATCGAGGGGCTGGTGTACGCACTGGCCCCTCACTTTCTTGTGGCAATGGCGAGACTCCTGCCGGCGATACCCGAGCAGCACTTGCGGTTTTCGGGCCTTGCCGCGGTGGCGCTCGGCGTGGCAATCGTCTGGCTGGTGCGCGGGTAG
- a CDS encoding AprI/Inh family metalloprotease inhibitor gives MTGSVLMSTFASRTATSLLVIIAMFFAAPGADASSAPGQFAGRWVIQSGGTDGCMIELQGERSGGRLVARGKGCKGTLASVRAWKPVPRGLSLLDKDGTAIVTFEPVRGILFGRLADGTLVAMRRTSD, from the coding sequence ATGACTGGCAGCGTATTGATGTCGACGTTCGCGTCCCGCACCGCCACGAGCCTTTTGGTCATCATTGCCATGTTCTTTGCCGCACCAGGCGCCGACGCCAGCTCTGCCCCCGGACAGTTCGCCGGTCGATGGGTCATTCAGTCCGGTGGCACGGATGGATGCATGATCGAGCTGCAAGGCGAACGGAGCGGCGGTCGCCTCGTCGCCCGCGGCAAAGGCTGCAAAGGAACACTTGCCTCCGTTCGCGCGTGGAAGCCGGTCCCCCGCGGCCTGTCGTTGCTCGACAAGGATGGGACCGCGATCGTCACCTTCGAACCGGTCCGTGGCATCCTCTTCGGCCGGCTCGCCGACGGCACGCTCGTCGCAATGCGGCGCACGAGCGACTGA
- a CDS encoding SspB family protein produces the protein MGQDHIRYDILAQDALRGVIRKVLTEVAATGRLPGDHHFFITFLTGAPGVRISQHLKAKYAEQMTIVVQHQFWDLKVTETQFEIGLSFSDTPEKLVIPFNAIRGFYDPSVNFELEFDVPLADEDEESAEITAYPLAAAEEPQEPVVAKDGEEDKKPASVVSLDAFRKKH, from the coding sequence ATGGGGCAGGACCATATTCGCTACGACATTCTGGCTCAGGACGCGCTGCGCGGTGTCATTCGAAAGGTTTTGACGGAAGTGGCGGCGACCGGCCGCCTGCCGGGTGATCATCACTTCTTCATCACCTTCCTGACCGGTGCGCCGGGTGTCAGGATTTCCCAGCACCTGAAGGCGAAGTATGCCGAGCAGATGACCATCGTCGTCCAGCACCAGTTCTGGGACCTGAAGGTCACCGAGACCCAGTTCGAGATCGGCCTTTCCTTCTCCGACACGCCGGAAAAGCTCGTCATTCCCTTCAACGCGATCCGCGGCTTCTACGATCCCTCCGTCAACTTCGAGCTGGAATTCGACGTTCCGCTCGCAGACGAGGACGAGGAGAGCGCCGAGATCACCGCCTACCCGCTGGCTGCCGCCGAGGAACCGCAGGAGCCGGTCGTCGCCAAGGACGGCGAGGAAGACAAGAAACCGGCTTCGGTCGTCTCCCTCGACGCCTTCCGCAAGAAGCATTAG
- the miaA gene encoding tRNA (adenosine(37)-N6)-dimethylallyltransferase MiaA, whose product MMRNPVDDIDAILITGPTASGKSALALDLAKRHGGVVVNADSMQVYDTLRLLTARPSEEEMEGVPHHLYGHVPAGAAYSTGDWLREVSELLARLKVEGTPPVIVGGTGLYFKALTGGLSDMPQIPAEIRENLRNRLAEEGPVALHALLERNDPATAARLNLQDGQRILRALEVIETTGRSISEFQGKAGPVIVDPARARKLIVLPERDVLYSRIDRRFSTMLESGAVEEVEALLALDLPPEMPVMKAIGVSQIAAMLKGEMSREDVIEKASAATRQYAKRQMTWFRNQMDESWERIQ is encoded by the coding sequence ATGATGAGGAACCCTGTGGACGATATCGACGCGATCCTGATAACCGGGCCGACCGCAAGCGGCAAGTCCGCGCTGGCGCTTGATCTGGCGAAACGCCACGGCGGTGTGGTCGTCAATGCCGACAGCATGCAGGTCTACGACACGCTGCGGCTTTTGACGGCGCGGCCTTCGGAGGAGGAGATGGAGGGCGTCCCGCATCACCTCTACGGCCATGTGCCGGCGGGCGCGGCCTACTCGACCGGCGACTGGTTGAGGGAGGTCAGCGAGCTTCTCGCGCGGCTGAAAGTGGAAGGAACGCCTCCGGTGATCGTCGGCGGCACCGGCCTCTATTTCAAGGCGCTGACCGGCGGGCTTTCCGACATGCCGCAAATTCCGGCCGAGATTCGGGAAAACTTGCGAAATCGCCTGGCGGAAGAGGGGCCGGTTGCGCTCCACGCACTGCTCGAACGCAACGATCCGGCAACGGCGGCGCGGCTCAACCTGCAGGACGGACAAAGGATTCTCCGGGCGCTGGAGGTCATCGAGACGACCGGTCGGTCGATCTCCGAGTTCCAGGGCAAAGCGGGGCCGGTGATCGTCGACCCGGCGCGAGCGCGGAAGCTCATCGTGCTGCCGGAGCGGGATGTCCTCTATTCCCGGATCGACCGGCGCTTTTCGACGATGCTCGAGAGTGGCGCAGTCGAGGAGGTCGAGGCACTGCTGGCGCTCGACCTGCCGCCGGAAATGCCAGTGATGAAGGCGATCGGCGTTTCGCAGATCGCCGCGATGCTCAAGGGCGAGATGAGCCGCGAGGACGTGATCGAGAAGGCGTCGGCGGCCACGCGGCAATACGCAAAGCGACAGATGACCTGGTTCCGCAACCAGATGGACGAGAGCTGGGAGAGGATCCAGTAG
- a CDS encoding GNAT family N-acetyltransferase, translating to MIITETPRLIVRNWKDTDRDLFREINADPKVMEFFAMRRTHAEADAMMDLLRDMIDQTGYGFYALELKETAEPIGFCGLAEAKIAPVLPEGTIEIGWRLATRFWGNGYVTEAARALLRVAFEEKALDEVVSFAVADNLRSWAVMERIGMRRDIDGDFDHPRVPYTHPHLQRHVLYRIGRGDV from the coding sequence ATGATAATCACCGAAACGCCACGGCTGATCGTCCGCAACTGGAAGGACACCGACCGTGACCTCTTTCGCGAGATCAATGCCGACCCGAAGGTGATGGAGTTCTTTGCGATGCGCCGGACGCATGCGGAAGCCGACGCGATGATGGACCTCCTGCGGGACATGATCGATCAGACCGGCTACGGCTTCTATGCACTGGAGCTGAAGGAAACGGCCGAGCCGATCGGTTTCTGCGGGCTCGCCGAGGCGAAGATCGCTCCCGTCCTTCCCGAAGGCACGATCGAGATCGGCTGGCGACTTGCGACCCGCTTCTGGGGCAACGGCTATGTGACGGAAGCAGCCCGCGCATTGTTGCGCGTCGCCTTCGAAGAAAAGGCGCTCGACGAAGTGGTCTCCTTCGCCGTTGCCGACAATCTCCGTTCATGGGCGGTCATGGAACGGATCGGAATGAGGCGCGATATCGACGGCGATTTCGACCATCCGCGCGTGCCTTACACCCATCCGCACCTGCAGCGCCACGTCCTCTACCGGATCGGCAGAGGCGACGTCTGA
- the hflC gene encoding protease modulator HflC, whose protein sequence is MSNRLPYFLIAFAALLLLVYSSVFVVNERQQAIVVRFGQIQAVHKEPGLYFKLPFAFMDADRVQYIEDLALRLDLDNIRVQVSGGKFYEVDAFVVYKITDARRFRETVSGDRESAEARLRTRLDASLRRVYGLRGFEAALSDERSSMMQEVAAALKTDAESLGLTIEDVRIRRTDLTQEVSQQTFERMKAERLAEAELIRARGNEEGQRRRAIADRQVVELQAEAQRDSEILRGQGDAERNRIFGEAFTRDPSFFEFYRSMRAYAGAFETPEGSSMVLSPKSEFFRFFNGSDGKPSAPPAPPEPQAGN, encoded by the coding sequence ATGTCGAATCGTCTGCCCTATTTCCTGATCGCCTTCGCAGCCCTGCTGCTTCTGGTCTATTCGTCGGTCTTCGTCGTCAACGAGCGCCAGCAGGCAATCGTCGTCCGCTTCGGTCAGATCCAGGCCGTGCACAAGGAGCCGGGCCTCTATTTCAAGCTGCCCTTCGCCTTCATGGATGCCGATCGGGTTCAGTACATCGAGGATCTCGCATTACGCCTCGACCTGGACAACATCCGCGTGCAGGTCTCCGGCGGCAAGTTCTACGAGGTCGACGCCTTCGTGGTCTACAAGATCACCGACGCCCGCCGCTTCCGCGAAACGGTTTCCGGTGACCGCGAGTCCGCCGAAGCGCGCCTGCGCACCCGTCTCGACGCATCGCTGCGTCGCGTCTACGGCTTGCGCGGTTTCGAAGCGGCACTCTCCGACGAGCGTTCGTCGATGATGCAGGAGGTCGCAGCCGCCCTCAAGACGGATGCGGAATCGCTCGGCCTCACCATCGAGGACGTACGCATTCGCCGCACCGACCTGACGCAGGAAGTCTCCCAGCAGACCTTCGAACGCATGAAGGCCGAGCGTCTTGCCGAAGCAGAGCTCATCCGCGCCCGTGGTAACGAGGAAGGCCAGCGTCGCCGCGCTATCGCCGACCGCCAGGTCGTCGAACTGCAGGCCGAAGCCCAGCGCGATTCGGAAATCTTGCGTGGTCAGGGCGACGCTGAGCGCAACCGCATCTTCGGTGAGGCGTTTACCCGCGATCCGTCCTTCTTCGAGTTCTACCGCTCGATGCGGGCCTATGCCGGCGCCTTCGAGACGCCGGAGGGAAGCAGCATGGTGCTGTCGCCGAAGTCGGAGTTCTTCCGCTTCTTCAACGGTTCGGACGGCAAGCCGTCGGCTCCGCCGGCGCCGCCTGAACCTCAGGCCGGCAACTGA
- the hflK gene encoding FtsH protease activity modulator HflK, translated as MPWSNQNGGGPWGGGGNNQGPWGQGPNRPRGGGNTPPDLEELIRRGQDRLKNIVPGGFNGGVIFALVVVLAAFWLIQAIYTVQPDERGVELRFGKPKDEVSMPGLHFHLWPLETVEIVKVTEQQQNIGAKASSTSTAGLMLSGDQNIVNVQFSVLFTVTDPKAYLFNLESPPETLQQVAESAMREVVGRRPAQDIFRDARQQIAADVKSIIQGTMDHYGAGLAINAVAIEDAAPPREVADAFDEVQRAEQDEDRFVEEANKYANQKLGQARGQAAQIREEAAAYKDRVVKEAEGEAQRFVSIYEQYAKAPDVTRKRLYLETMEQVLKNSQKVIIDEQGGVVPYLPLNELSRKPQGGN; from the coding sequence ATGCCCTGGAGCAATCAGAACGGCGGCGGCCCTTGGGGCGGCGGCGGCAATAATCAGGGTCCCTGGGGGCAGGGGCCGAACCGTCCACGCGGCGGCGGCAATACCCCACCTGATCTCGAAGAACTGATCCGCAGGGGACAGGACCGCTTGAAGAACATCGTTCCGGGCGGCTTCAACGGTGGCGTGATCTTTGCGCTGGTCGTTGTGCTCGCCGCCTTCTGGCTGATCCAGGCCATCTACACGGTGCAGCCGGACGAGCGTGGTGTCGAACTGCGCTTCGGCAAGCCGAAGGACGAAGTCTCGATGCCGGGCCTGCATTTCCATTTGTGGCCGCTCGAGACCGTTGAAATCGTCAAGGTGACGGAGCAGCAGCAGAACATCGGTGCCAAGGCGTCTTCGACCTCGACGGCCGGCCTGATGCTCTCCGGGGACCAGAACATCGTCAACGTGCAGTTCTCGGTGCTGTTCACCGTGACCGACCCGAAGGCGTATCTGTTCAACCTTGAAAGCCCGCCGGAAACGCTGCAGCAGGTCGCCGAGAGCGCGATGCGCGAAGTGGTGGGCCGCCGTCCGGCGCAGGACATCTTCCGCGATGCGCGCCAGCAGATCGCTGCCGACGTGAAGAGCATCATTCAGGGAACGATGGACCATTACGGGGCCGGCCTTGCAATCAACGCGGTTGCAATCGAGGACGCGGCACCGCCGCGCGAGGTCGCCGATGCCTTCGACGAGGTACAGCGTGCCGAACAGGACGAAGACCGCTTCGTCGAGGAAGCCAACAAATACGCCAATCAGAAGCTCGGCCAGGCGCGAGGCCAGGCGGCGCAGATCCGTGAAGAGGCGGCCGCCTACAAGGACCGCGTCGTCAAGGAGGCCGAAGGTGAGGCCCAGCGCTTCGTCTCGATCTACGAGCAGTACGCCAAGGCGCCGGACGTCACGCGCAAGCGCCTCTATCTCGAAACCATGGAGCAGGTCCTGAAGAATTCGCAGAAGGTCATCATCGACGAGCAGGGCGGGGTCGTTCCTTACCTGCCGCTCAACGAGCTGAGCCGCAAGCCGCAGGGGGGCAACTGA